Within Garra rufa chromosome 9, GarRuf1.0, whole genome shotgun sequence, the genomic segment atttattcaaagagagacgtaatgaaacacgatgttaaaatcatttcaactttaatcgccacttttaaaggctcagctgaccagcagagcatcgatgttaagacagagatttcactttccttggacatgacaagctagtttcacatacacaccagactcgatctgaaagacagacgcaggtaatcgcacaagctcagtcgatctctctctcattcgctgtctgtttaggcatgttaagtgcatatctactgagcctcataataaacacattatgttatcattactaacttattactaatttaatattcagcacacaggcattaagtgagaagggcaaatccttaggaaaaaagaaaacaggccaatatcgcggttgctgcggttgttgcattcctctgcggttatgcacgtcaatagcgcggtattgcgatattgcggttatcgcgacagccctagctaaaatcatgctagcgacttggtagtcgtgctgaaatcatgctagcgacttggtagtcgtgctgaaatcatgctagcgacttggtagtcgtgctgaaatcatgctagcgacttggtagtcgtgctgaaatcatgctagcgacttgctagtcgtgctaaaaccatgctagcgacttgctagtcgtgctaaaatcatgctaacgacttgctagtcgtgttaaaatcatgctagcgacttgctagtcatgctaaaataatgctaacgacttgctagtcatgctaaaataatggtaaaatcatgctagcgacttgctagtcgtgctaaaataatgttagcaacttgctagtcaggctaaaataatgctaaaatcatgctagcgacttgctagtcgtgctaaaatcatgttagcgacttgctagtcatgctaaaataatgctaaaatcatgctagcgacttgctagttgtgctcaaatcatgctagcgacttgctagtcgtgctaaaatcatgctagcgacttgctagtcatgctaaaataatgctaaaatcatgctagcgacttggtagtcgtgctgaaatcatgctagcgacttgctagtcgtgctaaaataatgctagcgacttgctagtcaggctaaaataatgcaaaaatcATGCAAGCGATTTGCAagccatgctaaaatcatgctagcgatttgctagtcgtgctaaaatcatgctatcgacttgctagtaatgctaaaataatgctaaaatcatgctagcgacttgctagtcgtgctaaaatcatgctagcgacttgctagtcatgctagaatcatgctagcgacttgctagtcatgctagaatcatgctagcgacttgctagtcatgttaaaatcatcctagcgacttgctagtcatgcaagaatcatgctaacgacttgctagtcatgctaaaataatgctagcgacttgctagtcaggctaaaataatgctaaaatcatactagcgattTGCTATTCGTGCtgaaataatgctagcgacttgctagtcatgctaaaataatgctagcgactttctagtcatgctaaaataatgctaaaatcatgctagcgacttgctagtcgtgctaaaatcatgctagcgacttgctattcgtgctaaaatcatgctagcgacttgctagtcatgctagaatcatgctaccgacttgctagtcatgttaaaatcatgctagcgacttgctagtaatgctagaatcatgctagcgacttgctagtcgtgctaaaatcatgctagcgacttgctagtcatgttaaaatcatgctagcgacttgctagtaatgctaaaatcttgatagcgacttgctagtcgtgctaaaatcatgttagcgacttgctagttgggctaaaatcatgctagcgacttgctagtcgtgctaaaatcatgccagcgacttgctagtcatgttaaagttatgctagcgacttgctagtcatgttaaaatcatgctagtgacttgctagttgtgctaaaatcatgctatcgacttgctagtcgtgctaaaatcatgctagcgacttgctagttgtgctaaaatcatgctagcgacttgctagtcatgttaaaatcatgctagcgacttgctagtaatgctaaaatcttgctagcgacttgctagtcgtgctaaaatcatgttagcgacttgctagttgggctaaaatcatgctagcgacttgctagtcgtgctaaaatcatgccagcgacttgctagtcatgctaaaataatactaaaatcatgttagcgacttgctagtcatgctaaaataatgctaaaatcatgctagcgacttgctagtcgtgctaaaatcatgctagcgacttgctagtcatgctagaatcatgttagcgacttgctagtcatgctaaaataatgttaacgacttgctagtcatgctaaaataatgctaaaatcatgcttgcgacttgctagtcgtgctaaaataatgtaagcgacttgctagtcatgctaaaataatgctaaaatcatgctagcgacttggtagtcgtgctaaaatcatgctagcgacttgctagtcgtgctaaaaccatgctagcgacttgctagtcgtgctaaaatcatgctaacgacttgctagtcgtgctaaaatcatgctagcgacttgctagtcgtgctaaaatcatgctagcgacttgctagtcatgctaaaataatgctaaaatcatgctagcgacttgctagtcgtgctaaaataatgttagcgacttgctagtcatgctaaaataatgctaaaatcatgctagcgacttgctagttgtgctaaaatcatgttagcgacttgctagtcatgctaaaataatgctaaaatcatgctagcgacttggtagtcgtgctaaaatcatgctatcgacttgctagtcgtgctaaaatcatgctagcgacttgctagtcatgctaaaataatgctaaaatcatgctagagacttggtagtaatgctagaatcatgctagcgacttgctagtcatgctaaagtaatgctagcgacttgctagtcaggctaaaataatgcaaaaatcatgctagcgacttgctagtcatgctaaaatcatgctaaaatcatgctagcgacttgctagtcgtgctagaatcatgctagcgacttgctagtcatgctataatcatgctagcgacttgctagtcatactacaataatgctagcgacttgctagtcatgctagaatcatgctagcgacttgctagtcatgctaaaataatgctagtgacttgctagtcaggctaaaataatgctaaaatcatgctagtaactagctaattatgctagaaacatgctagaaaccaccctgggtaccctagtaaccacatagcaacaccttagcaaccatcccgggtaccctagcaaccgcatagcaacaccctagcaactaccccgggtaccctagcaaccacatagcaacaccttagcaaccaccatgggtaccttaacaacaccttagcaaccaccctggttaccttagcaaccgcatagcaacaccatagcaactaccccgggtaccctagcaaccgcatagcaacaacttagcaaccaccccggtaccttagcaaccacagagcaacaccttagcaaccaccccgggtaccttagcaaccgcatagcaacaccttagcaattagatttagaaaagttttttgttattggtgttaatattagaaagacagacggatggatggatggatagaaagtttagttagaaataaattagaaagaattaggaaaaagaaacagaaaaagaaagaaggaaagaaagtttAGTAAGAAAGAAACatattagttagaaagaaagaaagattagaAACAAaaagattagttagaaagaaagaaaaaagattagttagaaataaaaaaggttgaaagaaaaaggattagttagaaagaaagaaagaaagaaagaaagaaagaaagatagatagatagatagatagatagatagatagatagatagatagatagatagatagatttgttAGAAAGAGATAGACacaacagacagacaaacagatagacagattaGTTCAAAATTAACTTTAgatagaaagaaataaagatagattagttagaaagaaaaaaCGCTTTGAAAGAaaggattagttagaaagaaaaatagataagttagaaaaagaaaaatagaaagatagataaaaaatagtttgaatgtcttatatctatctatctattgtggcgaggcgtctgcccgcccccctaattttcatcaccaccccgtcccgtattcgccgcccttctccaggctcccgacgggagtgggtgtgtaggggagaggaggggcgtgtaatcggctcgggctggcggcgtgtgatggggacacctgatgtaaatgaagcctcatcaccgccgctgtttaaatcccgagcgcgcctctcctcgggagaccggtctctttcccccgtgcatgcacgctggtgtcctcgcgggtccaggagggggtgaagagggaatcccgcgccgaCCAGGAGgacgagccgccggacccgcggttcCGGCTAAGCCGCCAGAAGTCGCcaccccagcgccggacagcacgagagggatgagcctgccggagatgccgccgccctttGCACCCCGGCGCCAGTATGggaagcgcccgcggccgccggactccgcccctctcctggacccttcccctctgaacactaccgttccgtcacgctgccccagcacccgaggacaccagattccccttttattttggacactgttttactttatggactcactttcccttattttctgtttaataaaagcctctccgaggcctgacgccacacccactgtgtctgtcgtgtgcccctcccgccacagtggtggagaatgcgggcaaggcggggcttagacagcgcagtgggcaacacctgatgacgtcatcccctctcgctcgcaaAAGTTCGTGAAAACCCGGACAGGGACGGAGGaacgacggagacggcctcccagccgcaagaagggtaagtgatgtttcagttagtcacttatcctgcggttggttgaggctgtcgactaataccggtttttctgtccctgttccggtacgcggcgagagggagcgttgccttggagaggaatccccgcccactccgaccgctggagcctggatgaggaaggtagcactcctgcgtgggcggcgaccttaggacggggatgtcgcttgggggggggaatgtggcgaggcgtctgcccgcccccctaattttcatcaccaccccgtcccgtattcgccgcccttctccaggctcccgacgggagtgggtgtgtaggggagaggaggggcgtgtaatcggctcgggctggcggcgtgtgatggggacacctgatgtaaatgaagcctcatcaccgccgctgtttaaatcccgagcgcgcctctcctcgggagaccggtctctttcccccgtgcatgcacgctggtgtcctcgcgggtccaggagggggtgaagagggaatcccgcgccgaCCAGGAGgacgagccgccggacccgcggttcCGGCTAAGCCGCCAGAAGTCGCcaccccagcgccggacagcacgagagggatgagcctgccggagatgccgccgccctttGCACCCCGGCGCCAGTATGggaagcgcccgcggccgccggactccgcccctctcctggacccttcccctctgaacactaccgttccgtcacgctgccccagcacccgaggacaccagattccccttttattttggacactgttttactttatggactcactttcccttattttctgtttaataaaagcctctccgaggcctgacgccacacccactgtgtctgtcgtgtgcccctcccgccacactatctattcacattcaaactatttatatcttctaactatttatatctataaatctatctattttcaaactatttatatctatctagcctatctatcttcaaactttatcattcaaactaaaactatttcaaactaaaaacctttaaactttctttaaactaaaagcttttaaaactacttaaaacttactggctaggctttctcaagccaacttaaagtttgctaacaaactttttatctagttattatcaatattattatttatgatataCCTGCTTTGCTCATTTCACAGAACTCCGTAATGCATGGCAGTGGTTGAAGTCTTTTACCAATACGCAGGAAAGGAGGGAGACAAAAAGACCCTGAGCAAAGGCGAGCTCAAGGATCTGCTCAGTGCAGAGCTGACAGACTCCTCTGGGGTGAGAGGCACTGCAAAATTGTTTTATAACTGACCAGTTGAAGCATAATTTCTCTTTTCATTCtgacatttgaattaaaaatggttctttttaaaaaaaaatgagttaTTAAAATAGCTCCTTtttataattgttattttaaattcagtAATAacatcatttaattattttttattcattctcATAATAAATACATCGCAAGCTAATACTGACGCAAATATGTGGCGTTCAATCCAAATCACTGAACTGACAGTATCTCTGATTACacttttgtgtatgttttgtttgttACAGGAAGTTAATTACCAGCCATGTATGGACCAGATATTCAAGGAACTGGATTTAGATAGAGATGCCAAGGTGGActtccaggtttttttttttttttttgctctttgtCAGCTCTGAGTCTCACTTTGATTTACGATGAATCTATGTAATAAAAATAACCTTGTCCTTACAGAAAGGGTTTATCTATAAAGCCATGGTATATCTGAAACTTTTAAATTAAATCTGTATTCTGACAATACATGGGTGTCAGTATTCTTATTCCTATATGTATATTAGAATATCTACCTACCACAAACGCTCCAAACATAATACCAACATACAAAGAGTGTCAAATGACACAGATAACAGTAACTCATACTATTCACAATGCATATATGGCCTGCAGGAAACTTGAAAACAATACCACATCCTACCAAAAAGGGGTCTCACGTGTATTAGTAAGAGAGAGATGTATATTTTTGTAGTACATTTATACCTTTAAGGTCCCAAAATGCACCCTTTAAGCAGATAATAAGATTTTGAAAATGCACCACCTCAGTGACatcttttgtacattttttttttttttttgtataaaactGCAGAAATATTAGAGGTGCCTCAATGACTCATGTCCCAGTTCTGTTAAAATTTGAAAGAGTTTAAATCATTTGAAATGTGTTTAAAATAATTAGTTTATAATCTATGATAAAAAGCCACATCGTGAAAATCGAAATGAGCCTCAAATGTTGTTGATTTGATGCTGACTCGTCTGTCTGTGCACGTCGTGTCATTGTTACATCCAGCTCTCAACTCTTCCTTTGACAACAGTAAAAGCCCAGTAGCCCCAATATGCTGTGGTTTAGGCTAGAGTGGTTTTAGAACAGCTAgggggcgttgttaggcacgacgagGAGAGGAGTAAATAATCAGTAATAAACTTTTTGGCTGTTCGCGTGCGGTCAGAAACCGGTTTAGTCGGCGGAGTTAAGGACTCAGCAAAGACAAACAGATGCCTATTCCCCCTTCCCCCTTTTTAGTTTAAAGGATTGAACAGAGTTAGAGAGAGGGGCATAAATGTAGGTGCGGTCGGTTGTGAGTTAAGGGTTGGATGGTGTGAGGTCGTGAATTCGGGGGCGTGACATTTCTCTGCATAAAATGACCAGTCCGTTCCGCCACTTCTCACTCGCTCCGtcatcttttctttttcttcttgctCGCCGTGAACTCCAGCATCACCATGTCACGTAAGAGACTTTTAATTTTATGCACTTTATTGTTTTACAGCTTAAAAATAAACTAATGCATATCACTGCACTATAAGACCTTGATGGGTTCAAACTTTGTAGATTGGCATGTGGTAGTTTGGTTTATATGTTTGCTATATGAGTTTTTTTTATCCATTAATTATTTAGTAGAATAGTTTAAAAGTTTGAATGTGAAGAAAGCAGAGGCAGGAAAAGAAGGCAGTTGATGGTGGATCAAATGTCCAGTGACAAAATCATTTGAtctttttctttctgtctctctatTCTGTCTTAATTAAAGGGTATGTAGGGTGTTGGCCGTAATCCGCTTGCGCTTAAAACTGATGTTTTTTCTTTGTGCCTCTTTTTCTGAAAACTCCTACTCTTCAGACAATTAAGATCCACCCCTTCTCTTCCTACTGCTTGCCTCCAGAGGGCTGTAACCAGTTCTGTTTTAAATTGTTGTTAGCCATGACATTTCATATAGTGTAGCCTACTTTTGACATCTCCTCTACTAATATTTTTAGATGTTGTGAAcatgattattaatattattgtttatgATACACCTACTTTGTATCACACTCACAGAAATCCAGCAAGGAATGGCTATGCTGATTGCAGCATTTCACAAATACTCAGGAAAGGAGGGAGACAAAACCACCCTGAGCAAAGGCGAGCTCAAGGAACTGCTCACTAATGAGCTGGGCGACCTCCTCGGGGTGAGAGGCACTGCAAAACTGTTTCAAAAATATAACAGTTGAAATATAATATCCCTTTTCATTATGACAttttaatacaattatatatatatataaagttgtcctaaaaacaaaataatacctGTTCTTGTTTTAGGACAACACACtgcatatatattttattattaaataataaatatattgtgcaataatattaatgtaatttGCATCACTGTTCTGACAGTATCTCTGATTACACTTTTGTGTTTGTTAAAGAAATCCAATGACAAGACAGCTGTGGACAAGATATTTAAGGATCTGGATGCAAATGCAGATGGCACAGTGGACTTTCAGGAGTACATCACCTTGGTCGCCTGCATCACTATGCTTTGCAATgattttttccaaaaacaataaCCTTGTCCTTACAGAAAGGATTTATCTGTAAAGCTATGGTATATCTGAAACtgaaaataaaggtttttaatgttttaaattaaatctgTATTCTGATAATATATGGGTGTGAGTGTTCTTATTCCCATAGATATATTAGAACTATTGCCTACCTACCACTGACGCTCCAAACATAATACTGACATACAAAGAGTGTCAAATGACACAGATAACAGTAACTCATACTATACACAGTGCATAAATGGCCTGCGGGAAACTTGAAAACAATACCACACCCTATCAAAAAGGGGTTTCACATGCATTAGTAAGAGagattaatatttttgtagtaAATTTGTAGTTGCTTTATACAAACTCTGAAAAAGGGTACAAAATCTGTCACTAGGGGAATACTCTTTTTTTGAAAGGCACTCTTTAGATAACATCTTTAAGGTCCCAAAATGCACCCCTTAAAGGGAAAATAAGCTACCTTTTGAAAATGCACCACCCTCAGTGACATCTTTTGTACTATTTTTGTATAAAACTGCAGAAATATTAGAGAGGTGCCTCAATGACTCATGTTGCAGTTCTATTCAAATTTGAGTATTCGagtatttaaattatttcaaatgtgttttaaatTGTTAGTTAATAATCCATGATAAAAAGCCACATCATGAAAATCAAAATGATATTGTTAGGGAGATTTGATACTGACGTCATCATTTTGATACGTCGATGAAGAACATCCAGCTCTCAACTCTTTATTTGACGACTATTAAGGCATTAGAGCACCAAGATGTGTGGGTGGGAACTCCAAAATGAGGTGGAAGCTCTAAAATAGGGTGTGGCTTCCTCCCACTGACAGACAGGTACATGACACGCAGGCACAATTTTTCACCCAATCCACTTCGGTGCAAACTCCGCCCCACAGCTGATTTCAAAGATTTTATTGGTTGTCAATCACAGGGTTGATTTCCTACACTATGCTACCAAAATGCtaacccctaaacctaccccacACCTTACCCTAACCGTAACCAGTGAAATTGACTGCACAGCAGGATTGGTGCTGTATAGTGTGGTAGATAAAAGTTAATAAGATTATGCGATATGAGATGGCCACGCACTTTGGGGCTCTGCTCTCACTGAGCATATTATTATATCAAATATTTTAGCTTAGTTTAGATCAACTAGAAAACCATGTTTAATTTATaaagttttattttgaaatgtaagtCAATAACAATTGGCTAAGGCCAGAGCCAATGGTGAAAGTCTTTGCACGAAAAGACCCTGCCACATTTTGGAGGTTCTGCCAACTTTTGGAGTTCACACCCCATTTCACCTGATTGGCAGACATCATAGTGActgtaggtttaagggtggggtTGGGTAAGGGGGATCATTTTGATTGCATGAACACCCACAAATTGCTCTGCAGAGACCTCAATCTCTCCCTTTTTGGAGAACTCTGGTCTGCAGTTATACCTACTTGGAGTATGCTGTGGTTTAGGCCTACGGTGATTTTAGAACAGCTAGGGGGCGTTGTTAGGCAACCAGTAATAATTTGTTGGCTGTTTGCTTGCAGTTAGAAACTGGTTTGGTAGGTTTCGTTAAGTGCTCAGCAAGGACAATAGATGCCTATTCCACCTGCCACTTTTTGTTGTTTAAGGGAGCAAACATAAATGTAGGTGCGGATGTGTGTTAAGGGTAAAGACGGTGGGAGGGCGTGAAAATGGGGGCGTGACAATTTTTTCTGCATAAAATACCCAGTCTGTTCCTTCACTTCTCACTTGCTTAGTCCTATTTTCTTTCACCTTTTGCTCGCCGTGAACTCCAGCATCACCATGTCAGGTAAGTGACTTTTATATTTTTCACTGCATTGTTTTACAGCTTAAAATGAACTAATGTATCTATCTGCTGCACTATTAACCTTGATGGATTGAAATTTTATAGACTGACATTCTTTGAAGGGTAGTTTGGTGTATATATGTTATATGCTTGTCAGTCATTAATAAGTAGAATAGATTAAAAGTTTGTGTGTTGAGAACAAAAAAGCAGAGGCGGGAAAAGAAGGCAGTTGATGGTAAATCAAATGACGAGTGACAAAATCAAGTAGAaatttttctttctgtctctctatTCTATCTTAATTAAAGGGTATGTAGGGTGTTGGCCATAATCCACTTGTGCTTAAAACTGATGCTGAAAACTCTCACTCTTCAGACAATTAAGATCCACCCCTTCTCTTCCTACTGCTTGCCTCCAGAGGGCTGTAACCAGTTCTGTGTTAAATTGTTGTTAGCCATGACATTTCATGTAGTGTACTTTTGACATCTTCTCTACTAATAATTTTGGATGTTGTGAAcatgattattaatattattgtttatgATACACCTGCTTTGTATCACACTCACAGAAACCCAGCAAGCAATGGCTATGCTGATTCGA encodes:
- the LOC141342620 gene encoding ictacalcin-like yields the protein MSQIQQGMAMLIAAFHKYSGKEGDKTTLSKGELKELLTNELGDLLGKSNDKTAVDKIFKDLDANADGTVDFQEYITLVACITMLCNDFFQKQ